A region of Rhodoferax potami DNA encodes the following proteins:
- a CDS encoding DUF2189 domain-containing protein has product MTSPLDAEPAPYIPPPSEAPRKSVATLAWGAPLQWLLRGLQDMQAHPGIALFYGVAFTTMALVLGAVFRSSPEYTMTIASGCLLVGPFLAMGLYEVSRRREAGTPASLGGSITCWDQHLGSMAMLVLVLIVLELLWGRASLVVFAVFFNTGMPSTTGVVQAVFNPDNLEFVMAYGVVGGGFALLVFALSVVSIPMILDRDTDAVFAAITSIEVFLCNLGVMLWWGALLSGLLVGALMVPWHAGLLVVGPLLGHATWHAYRASVQWPGQESPSDSLENSSPPA; this is encoded by the coding sequence ATGACTTCGCCGCTTGATGCCGAACCGGCACCCTACATTCCCCCACCGTCAGAAGCGCCCCGCAAGTCTGTGGCGACCCTGGCATGGGGCGCACCCTTGCAGTGGTTGTTGCGCGGTCTGCAGGACATGCAGGCCCATCCCGGAATTGCCTTGTTTTATGGCGTTGCATTCACCACCATGGCCTTGGTGCTGGGTGCCGTGTTCCGCAGCAGCCCCGAATACACCATGACGATCGCTTCGGGCTGCTTGTTGGTCGGCCCCTTTCTCGCCATGGGCTTGTATGAAGTGAGTCGCCGGCGGGAGGCAGGTACTCCCGCCTCGTTGGGCGGTTCCATCACCTGCTGGGACCAGCATTTGGGCAGTATGGCGATGCTGGTTCTCGTGCTGATTGTGCTGGAGCTGCTGTGGGGGCGAGCCTCTTTGGTGGTGTTTGCCGTGTTTTTCAACACCGGCATGCCATCGACGACAGGCGTAGTCCAAGCCGTGTTCAACCCAGACAATCTCGAGTTCGTGATGGCTTATGGTGTGGTCGGTGGCGGGTTCGCCTTGCTGGTGTTCGCCTTGAGCGTTGTGTCCATTCCCATGATTCTTGACCGCGACACCGATGCGGTGTTTGCTGCGATCACCAGCATCGAGGTGTTTCTGTGCAACCTGGGCGTCATGCTGTGGTGGGGGGCCTTGCTCAGCGGATTGTTGGTGGGGGCGCTGATGGTGCCGTGGCATGCGGGCTTGTTGGTGGTGGGGCCCTTGTTGGGCCACGCAACATGGCACGCCTATCGGGCGTCGGTGCAGTGGCCGGGGCAGGAAAGCCCGAGTGATAGCCTCGAAAACAGCAGCCCGCCTGCGTGA
- a CDS encoding phosphoribosyltransferase → MLTEDGKHLYVSYDEYHNLIEKLAIKVFQSGWEFDTILCLARGGMRPGDILSRVFDKPLAIMSTSSYRAEAGTQQGNLDIARYITTPKGEIAGRVLLVDDLADSGHTLNAVINQLRNNYAPITELRSAVIWTKAVSVFTPDYSVEFLPTNPWIHQPFESYDSLRPQQLIQKWSV, encoded by the coding sequence ATGTTGACTGAAGACGGTAAACACCTCTATGTAAGCTACGACGAGTACCACAATCTCATCGAAAAGCTGGCCATCAAAGTCTTCCAGTCCGGCTGGGAGTTCGACACAATTTTGTGCCTGGCCCGCGGCGGCATGCGTCCTGGCGACATTCTTTCCCGGGTGTTTGACAAGCCTCTGGCCATCATGTCGACCAGCTCTTACCGCGCGGAAGCCGGTACCCAGCAAGGCAACCTTGATATCGCCCGCTATATCACCACCCCCAAGGGCGAGATCGCAGGCCGGGTGTTGCTGGTGGATGACTTGGCTGATTCCGGTCACACCCTGAATGCGGTGATCAACCAGCTGCGTAACAACTACGCCCCGATCACTGAGCTGCGTAGCGCGGTAATTTGGACCAAAGCCGTCAGCGTGTTCACACCCGACTACTCGGTCGAGTTCCTGCCGACTAACCCTTGGATTCACCAGCCGTTTGAGAGCTACGACTCTTTGCGTCCGCAGCAGCTGATTCAAAAGTGGAGTGTTTGA
- a CDS encoding CHASE domain-containing sensor histidine kinase — MPHSGISALSVSKPAAWLMGLPLWAANGVCALSYLVVAVLMHLLFALPHPLPVAGSAAAGVAVAVALMCGRQVLPGLWLARFAWDLCLNDGSPDHQALWLAALGATALVIQTEVARLAVLVLQILPSKLRRLRKSMQIAGAGLLGAGIGTGVYLLGLVFLPAAPSVSHWGLQAAALLLPEWAGIAIVLPMTILWLQDDSWREARKWRVTFLVGLAAGLTLALTARALWTDERLTLARLQDSNTALAQRITTDLHSVETSVGILQSHLRTSLRTQPDDFADMAAAIRAGAPHVQALSWNPLVADASRAPFEARLRKAYGTDAGLRDRTAEGTLVPSVQAAFYVAVEHIAPLELNRPALGLNIHANPVRRDAIDQAIATGRPATTARVQLAQENGKSWGALYLSPLYDAAPGAGTRLPVGFAVAVLRMESLVGSVIAALRFSQFRVPDGSASGPEVVAYRFVDQTPSANGQLLFEDSTVLAPPIRNPLHTWPLLALPAPGPSAEVLSFSDRQYRFEAQPSGHFWRQQLSKTPFLAMAVGIFFTWVTLAASLVLSGSTQLLTLAVERRTRELQATDAALQQTNLRLEQQSVQLRSVLEATNQGYMGFDADGLLVLGNDKGFELIALAAGEDRQSYVTVARHIGRNFQLAQAQALSVTQSMLSVRNHKQHHVYRDLVPARPDLPARYLDMRIHAFEDPQLSTIVLLHDTTPEVQLERSKSQFMSFAAHEIRTPLTVIHGYADLLATREQSAAMAKEMGQHILRKSQGLNHLLQRMLDLSEMDLNGLDVKRTRNTDLGALCATAARLLDLPEGREPPVLVHHDPIPWCRVDPVAITTAVNELLHNAYAFSPQGTQVTLTVGPLSEDAENPGGVRIRVQDHGQGMTHEVQQHIFERFYRADSSGKHPGFGLGLSTAKLIADLHKARLSIESTPQSGTVVSIEIPQGDI; from the coding sequence ATGCCCCACTCCGGTATCTCCGCGCTCTCGGTGAGTAAGCCCGCTGCTTGGCTCATGGGTTTGCCCCTATGGGCCGCTAATGGCGTGTGCGCATTGAGCTACTTGGTGGTAGCGGTGCTCATGCACCTGCTGTTTGCGCTGCCGCATCCCCTCCCGGTTGCGGGCTCAGCGGCAGCGGGGGTGGCGGTCGCGGTTGCGCTGATGTGCGGTCGCCAAGTGCTACCCGGCTTGTGGCTCGCTCGCTTTGCCTGGGACTTGTGCCTGAACGACGGCAGCCCCGATCACCAGGCACTCTGGCTGGCCGCGTTGGGGGCCACCGCGCTGGTGATCCAGACCGAAGTGGCAAGGCTGGCGGTGCTGGTCCTGCAAATTTTGCCCAGCAAATTGCGTCGTTTGCGCAAGAGCATGCAGATTGCCGGCGCTGGCTTACTGGGTGCCGGTATCGGCACCGGGGTGTATCTGCTGGGTCTGGTCTTTCTGCCCGCCGCCCCCTCGGTCAGCCACTGGGGCCTGCAGGCGGCGGCCCTGTTGTTACCTGAATGGGCGGGCATTGCGATTGTGTTGCCCATGACCATTCTTTGGCTCCAGGATGACAGCTGGCGTGAAGCGCGCAAATGGCGCGTCACCTTCTTGGTCGGATTGGCCGCCGGCTTGACACTGGCGCTGACCGCACGGGCGCTGTGGACCGATGAGCGCTTGACTCTAGCCCGCCTGCAAGACTCCAACACCGCCCTCGCCCAACGTATCACCACCGATTTGCACAGTGTCGAAACCTCAGTAGGTATCTTGCAAAGCCATTTGCGAACCAGCTTGCGGACGCAACCCGACGATTTTGCAGACATGGCAGCCGCCATCCGCGCCGGCGCTCCCCATGTGCAGGCCCTGAGCTGGAACCCGCTGGTTGCCGATGCAAGCCGCGCGCCGTTCGAGGCCCGCCTTCGCAAGGCCTATGGCACGGACGCTGGTTTGCGGGATCGCACGGCAGAGGGCACTCTGGTGCCCAGCGTGCAGGCAGCTTTCTATGTGGCAGTGGAGCACATCGCCCCGCTCGAGCTCAACCGACCAGCGCTAGGCCTGAACATCCATGCCAACCCGGTGCGCCGCGACGCCATCGACCAGGCGATTGCCACAGGCCGGCCCGCCACAACGGCCCGGGTCCAGCTCGCCCAAGAGAATGGCAAGTCTTGGGGTGCGCTGTACCTGAGCCCACTTTACGACGCGGCGCCCGGGGCCGGCACGCGCTTGCCGGTCGGGTTTGCTGTGGCGGTGTTGCGCATGGAGAGCCTGGTGGGCAGCGTGATTGCCGCACTGCGATTTAGCCAATTCAGAGTGCCAGATGGCAGCGCAAGCGGCCCGGAAGTGGTGGCCTACCGCTTTGTGGACCAAACGCCGTCTGCCAACGGCCAACTCCTGTTTGAAGACAGCACCGTGCTGGCCCCACCGATCCGCAACCCCTTGCACACCTGGCCCTTGTTGGCGCTGCCGGCACCGGGGCCCAGTGCCGAGGTGCTGTCGTTCAGCGACCGCCAATACCGCTTCGAGGCCCAACCTAGCGGCCACTTCTGGCGTCAGCAACTCAGCAAAACCCCGTTTCTGGCAATGGCAGTCGGCATCTTTTTCACCTGGGTGACGCTCGCAGCCAGCCTAGTGCTCAGCGGCTCTACCCAGTTGCTCACCCTTGCCGTGGAAAGGCGCACCCGGGAACTGCAGGCCACAGACGCCGCGCTGCAGCAAACCAACCTCCGCTTGGAGCAGCAATCGGTGCAACTGCGATCAGTGCTCGAGGCCACCAATCAGGGCTACATGGGCTTTGATGCCGACGGCCTGCTGGTACTGGGCAATGACAAAGGGTTCGAGCTGATCGCCCTGGCCGCCGGGGAGGATCGGCAGAGCTATGTGACGGTGGCACGCCATATCGGGCGCAATTTTCAACTCGCCCAGGCCCAGGCCCTGTCCGTCACCCAGAGCATGCTGAGCGTGCGCAACCACAAGCAACACCATGTGTACCGGGATCTGGTGCCGGCCCGGCCAGACTTGCCTGCCCGCTACCTGGACATGCGCATCCATGCGTTTGAAGACCCCCAGCTGAGCACCATCGTGCTGCTGCACGACACCACGCCGGAGGTACAACTCGAACGCTCCAAGTCGCAATTCATGTCGTTTGCGGCCCACGAAATCCGCACCCCACTGACCGTGATTCACGGTTACGCAGACCTGCTGGCCACGCGTGAGCAAAGTGCCGCCATGGCGAAAGAGATGGGCCAGCACATCTTGCGCAAGTCCCAGGGCTTAAACCATTTGCTGCAGCGCATGCTGGACTTGTCTGAAATGGATCTGAACGGCCTGGACGTGAAACGCACCCGCAACACCGACCTCGGGGCCCTGTGTGCCACTGCCGCGCGCCTTCTCGACCTGCCCGAGGGGCGTGAGCCACCGGTGCTAGTCCACCACGACCCGATCCCTTGGTGCCGTGTCGACCCGGTCGCGATCACCACGGCGGTCAACGAGTTGCTGCACAACGCCTATGCCTTCAGCCCACAGGGTACGCAAGTCACCCTGACCGTAGGGCCGCTGAGCGAAGACGCTGAAAACCCGGGTGGTGTGCGGATACGCGTGCAAGATCACGGCCAAGGAATGACCCACGAGGTGCAACAGCACATCTTCGAGCGCTTCTACCGGGCAGACAGTTCGGGCAAACACCCGGGCTTCGGGCTGGGTTTGAGCACCGCCAAATTGATTGCAGACCTGCACAAGGCCCGACTCAGCATTGAAAGCACACCGCAGTCAGGCACGGTGGTGTCTATCGAGATCCCCCAAGGGGACATTTAA
- the rlmB gene encoding 23S rRNA (guanosine(2251)-2'-O)-methyltransferase RlmB yields MSSPKVLFGFHAVGVRLKTAPKSIVEIYYEPTRRDARMRQFLERVAEAGVRVIEADGMRLAKLAGSHGHQGVAARVHELKQVHSLDELLENLEAANAELPPEQRTQPLILVLDGVTDPHNLGACLRVADGAGAHCVIAPKDHAAGINATVAKVASGAAETVPYFMVTNLARTLNELKERNIWIIGTSDQAPSNLYQADLKGPVALVLGAEGDGMRQLTAKTCDQLVSIPMQGAVESLNVSVASGVCLYEALRQRTVAAPAFSKPGV; encoded by the coding sequence ATGTCATCTCCCAAAGTTCTATTCGGCTTTCACGCCGTCGGTGTGCGTTTGAAGACCGCGCCAAAGTCCATCGTTGAAATTTATTACGAGCCCACCCGCCGTGATGCCCGCATGCGCCAGTTTCTGGAGCGGGTGGCTGAGGCAGGCGTCCGTGTGATTGAAGCCGATGGCATGCGCCTAGCCAAACTCGCCGGCAGCCACGGCCACCAAGGTGTGGCCGCGCGGGTGCATGAGCTCAAACAAGTGCATTCGCTGGATGAACTGCTCGAAAACCTCGAAGCCGCCAACGCCGAACTCCCGCCGGAGCAACGTACCCAGCCCCTGATTTTGGTACTGGACGGCGTGACAGACCCCCACAACCTGGGTGCCTGCCTGCGTGTGGCTGATGGCGCCGGCGCCCACTGCGTGATTGCCCCCAAGGACCATGCCGCCGGCATCAACGCCACGGTCGCCAAGGTTGCCAGCGGAGCGGCTGAGACGGTGCCGTACTTCATGGTGACCAACCTGGCGCGCACGCTCAATGAGCTGAAGGAGCGCAACATCTGGATCATCGGCACCAGTGACCAAGCCCCCAGCAACCTGTACCAGGCCGATCTGAAAGGCCCGGTCGCCCTGGTGCTGGGTGCCGAGGGCGACGGCATGCGACAGCTCACTGCCAAGACGTGCGACCAGTTGGTCAGCATTCCGATGCAAGGCGCGGTGGAGAGCCTGAATGTGTCTGTGGCGAGCGGCGTGTGCCTGTACGAGGCGCTGCGTCAGCGCACTGTGGCAGCCCCTGCATTTTCAAAACCGGGAGTGTGA
- a CDS encoding adenylosuccinate synthase, translated as MNTTKGRNVVVVGTQWGDEGKGKLVDWLTESAQGVVRFQGGHNAGHTLVINGVKTALHLIPSGIMRPGVKCYIGNGVVLSAAKLFEEIEGLEKAGVEVRSRLRVSEACPLILPFHVALDVAREAFREKGGTAKIGTTGRGIGPAYEDKIARRALRVQDLKHPERFAAKLRELLDLHNHVLATYLGSEAFDFGPQLAPFMANGRVQFEPVFQQAMEHAALLKTMIADVSRELNEANLAGANLLFEGAQGTLLDVDHGTYPYVTSSNCVAGNAAAGSGVGPGMLHYILGITKAYCTRVGGGPFPTELDWEVPGTPGYHMSTIGAEKGVTTGRSRRCGWFDAALLKRSAQVNGLSGLCITKLDVLDGLKELMLCTGYEVDGEKIDILPMGADEIERCKPIYEVMEGWSDSTVGVTQYDKLPVAARLYLQRIEQVTGVPIHMVSTSPDRDHTIMMRHPYLPE; from the coding sequence ATGAATACAACCAAAGGTCGAAATGTAGTGGTCGTCGGCACCCAGTGGGGTGATGAGGGCAAGGGAAAACTGGTCGATTGGCTCACCGAAAGCGCCCAAGGCGTGGTGCGCTTTCAAGGCGGACACAACGCGGGCCACACTCTGGTGATCAACGGCGTGAAAACCGCGTTGCACCTGATCCCCTCCGGCATCATGCGCCCCGGCGTCAAGTGCTATATCGGTAACGGTGTGGTGTTGTCGGCCGCCAAGTTGTTCGAGGAAATCGAAGGCTTGGAAAAGGCAGGCGTAGAGGTCCGCTCCCGCCTGCGTGTGAGCGAAGCCTGCCCCTTGATCCTTCCATTCCATGTCGCATTGGATGTCGCGCGGGAAGCCTTCCGTGAAAAAGGCGGCACCGCCAAGATCGGTACCACCGGTCGGGGTATTGGCCCGGCTTACGAAGACAAGATCGCACGTCGCGCGTTGCGTGTGCAGGATCTCAAGCACCCTGAGCGTTTTGCTGCCAAGCTGCGCGAGCTTCTCGATTTACACAACCACGTTCTAGCGACCTACTTGGGGTCTGAGGCGTTTGACTTCGGTCCTCAGCTGGCGCCCTTCATGGCCAACGGCCGGGTTCAGTTTGAACCGGTGTTCCAGCAAGCGATGGAACACGCGGCACTGCTCAAAACCATGATTGCCGACGTGTCCCGCGAGTTAAACGAAGCCAATCTGGCTGGCGCCAATCTGCTGTTTGAAGGTGCGCAGGGCACCTTGCTGGATGTGGACCATGGCACCTACCCCTATGTGACTTCCAGCAACTGCGTCGCTGGTAATGCGGCGGCTGGCTCGGGCGTCGGCCCCGGCATGCTGCACTACATCCTGGGCATCACCAAGGCTTATTGCACTCGCGTCGGCGGTGGTCCGTTCCCCACTGAGTTGGACTGGGAAGTGCCTGGTACCCCCGGCTATCACATGAGCACCATTGGCGCCGAAAAAGGCGTGACTACTGGTCGCTCACGCCGTTGCGGCTGGTTTGACGCGGCGTTGCTCAAGCGCTCCGCCCAGGTCAACGGTTTGTCGGGCCTGTGTATCACCAAGCTCGATGTGCTCGATGGCCTGAAAGAATTGATGCTCTGCACCGGCTATGAGGTGGATGGCGAAAAAATCGATATCTTGCCCATGGGCGCCGATGAGATTGAGCGCTGCAAACCCATCTACGAAGTGATGGAAGGTTGGAGTGACAGCACCGTGGGTGTGACCCAATACGACAAGCTGCCGGTAGCGGCCCGCTTGTACCTGCAGCGTATCGAACAAGTGACCGGCGTGCCGATTCACATGGTGTCTACCAGCCCGGACCGGGACCACACCATCATGATGCGCCACCCTTATTTGCCTGAGTAA
- a CDS encoding PLP-dependent transferase, which produces MTDRITHLIHHPYQPPAGFEAPQPGVFKASTVFFPSVAAMRSREWKDKSAYTYGLHGTPTSYALEERLATLEGGDECLLVPSGLAALGLVAMSLLKSGDEVLVPDNAYGPNKAIVEGELQGWGITHQYYNPMDPEDLEAQISSRTKLVWLEAAGSVSLEFPHLVEMVRICQRRRVNTALDNTWGAGLAFCPFDLAPGAAERVSVDISAHALTKYPSGGGDVLMGSVITRNPGLHLKLKLTHMRFGIGVGMNDVEMVLRSLPTIDLRYKAHDAATRSLAAWAQTQAEFVQVLHPALPESPGHSHWKALTGGEIGTAAGLFSVMLDPRFTQAEVDAFCDALRLFKLGYSWGGPISLVVPYELETMRSGWPEHLLRGTLVRFSVGLEDVADLQADIAQALEVLR; this is translated from the coding sequence ATGACCGACCGGATCACTCACCTCATTCACCATCCTTACCAGCCGCCGGCTGGTTTTGAGGCGCCCCAACCGGGCGTGTTCAAGGCCTCGACGGTTTTCTTCCCCAGCGTGGCTGCCATGCGCAGTCGCGAATGGAAAGACAAGTCGGCGTATACCTACGGGCTGCATGGCACGCCCACCAGCTATGCGCTGGAGGAGCGCCTCGCCACCCTGGAGGGCGGCGACGAATGCTTGTTGGTTCCCAGTGGCCTGGCTGCGCTGGGTTTGGTGGCCATGTCGCTGCTCAAAAGTGGTGACGAGGTGTTGGTTCCGGACAATGCGTATGGCCCCAATAAGGCCATCGTAGAGGGCGAGCTCCAAGGTTGGGGCATTACCCATCAGTACTACAACCCGATGGATCCGGAAGACTTGGAGGCCCAGATCTCCAGCCGGACCAAGCTGGTGTGGTTAGAGGCAGCTGGGTCTGTCAGCCTTGAGTTTCCCCATTTGGTGGAGATGGTGCGCATCTGCCAGCGGCGCCGGGTAAACACTGCACTCGACAACACCTGGGGCGCCGGCCTAGCGTTTTGCCCGTTTGACTTGGCGCCGGGTGCGGCGGAGCGGGTCAGCGTCGATATCTCGGCCCATGCACTTACCAAATACCCCAGTGGGGGTGGCGACGTCCTCATGGGCAGTGTGATCACCCGCAATCCGGGGCTGCACCTCAAGCTCAAGCTCACCCATATGCGCTTTGGAATCGGTGTGGGTATGAATGACGTGGAGATGGTGCTCCGCTCATTGCCGACCATCGACCTGCGGTACAAAGCCCACGATGCCGCCACGCGCTCGCTGGCGGCATGGGCACAGACCCAAGCCGAGTTTGTGCAAGTCCTGCATCCGGCCTTGCCGGAGTCGCCCGGTCATAGCCATTGGAAGGCGCTGACCGGTGGCGAGATCGGGACCGCCGCGGGTTTGTTCAGTGTGATGTTGGATCCACGCTTCACCCAAGCCGAGGTGGATGCCTTCTGCGATGCGCTACGCCTGTTTAAGCTTGGTTACAGCTGGGGCGGGCCTATCAGCTTGGTAGTGCCCTATGAGCTAGAAACCATGCGCTCCGGTTGGCCCGAGCATCTGCTGCGCGGCACGCTGGTTCGCTTCTCGGTCGGTTTGGAAGACGTGGCTGATCTGCAAGCCGACATTGCACAGGCGCTCGAGGTATTGCGCTGA
- a CDS encoding ATP phosphoribosyltransferase regulatory subunit, which translates to MSAWVLPDHIADVLPSEARHIEEIRRDLLDMARCYGYELVMPPLLEHLESLLSGTGKALDLQTFKLVDQLSGRTMGLRADTTPQVARIDAHLLNRRGVTRLCYCGPVLHTLPAVPHATREPLQFGAEIYGHAGLEADLEILTLALDCLKASKVGSLTVDMADARIVSSLLAESGLSSSQRADVLAALASKDSSALSELTAACPAPISAALKLLVTLYGGAGVLAQARAALPQLPGVLEALDHLEWMAGHLDGVKVTFDLADLRGYAYYTGMRFSVYAQGASDALARGGRYDEVGSVFGRKRPAVGFSLDVKVLAHAAQVRPLRAAIRAPWGEATALRAAIAGLRQQGETVVCVLPGHESEVDEFHCDRELVQAAGQWVVTAI; encoded by the coding sequence ATGTCCGCTTGGGTCCTCCCGGATCACATTGCCGATGTACTGCCGTCCGAAGCACGTCACATCGAAGAAATACGTCGAGATCTCCTGGACATGGCCCGTTGCTATGGCTACGAGCTCGTGATGCCCCCGTTGCTGGAGCACTTGGAGTCTCTGCTTTCCGGTACCGGCAAAGCGCTGGATCTGCAGACCTTCAAGTTGGTTGATCAGCTCTCCGGTCGCACGATGGGCTTGCGGGCTGACACCACGCCGCAGGTTGCCCGGATTGATGCACATTTGTTGAACCGCCGCGGCGTTACCCGCTTGTGCTACTGCGGGCCGGTGTTGCATACGCTGCCTGCAGTGCCTCATGCCACCCGTGAGCCTTTGCAGTTCGGTGCGGAAATCTATGGCCACGCGGGCTTGGAGGCTGACCTCGAAATTTTGACCTTGGCTTTAGATTGCCTCAAGGCGAGCAAGGTAGGCAGCCTAACTGTGGACATGGCGGATGCGCGCATCGTCAGCAGCTTGCTTGCCGAGTCGGGTTTGAGCAGCAGCCAACGTGCCGACGTTTTGGCAGCCCTCGCATCCAAAGACAGCAGTGCTCTGAGCGAACTCACAGCGGCTTGCCCAGCACCTATTTCTGCGGCGCTCAAGTTGTTGGTGACGCTGTACGGCGGGGCCGGTGTGTTGGCCCAAGCCCGTGCAGCGCTTCCTCAATTGCCCGGTGTGCTCGAGGCCCTCGACCATCTCGAATGGATGGCCGGTCACCTTGATGGTGTCAAAGTCACTTTTGACCTCGCGGATTTGCGTGGCTATGCGTACTACACCGGCATGCGTTTTTCCGTCTACGCCCAAGGTGCCAGCGATGCGTTGGCCCGTGGCGGGCGTTATGACGAGGTGGGCTCGGTCTTCGGTCGCAAGCGGCCGGCGGTCGGCTTCAGTCTGGATGTGAAAGTTCTAGCCCATGCGGCACAGGTGCGGCCACTGCGGGCTGCCATCCGTGCTCCATGGGGCGAGGCCACGGCCTTGCGAGCAGCGATTGCGGGTTTGCGCCAACAGGGTGAAACCGTAGTGTGTGTCCTCCCCGGGCACGAAAGTGAAGTCGATGAGTTCCATTGCGACCGTGAGCTGGTGCAAGCCGCTGGTCAGTGGGTCGTAACAGCAATTTAA
- a CDS encoding arylesterase: MGLSLVRRHCIAVLILASFAGLNPAMAKDAAPRAANGAKILIVGDSLSAEYGLKRGTGWVALLEQRLGQEKLAATVVNASISGDTTSGGRSRLPALLAQHRPTVVVIELGGNDALRGLPLTMTQDNLTAMTRAAQQAGAKVLLAGMQVPPNYGQDYTKRFSETFATVAKSTKAALVPFLLKGVADGPNAAAMFQADRIHPREEAHPTILNTMWPAIKNLLK, encoded by the coding sequence ATGGGGCTCTCTCTAGTTCGTAGACACTGTATCGCGGTACTCATTCTGGCCTCTTTTGCAGGGCTAAACCCGGCGATGGCAAAGGATGCAGCACCCCGGGCAGCCAACGGCGCCAAGATCCTGATTGTGGGCGACTCCTTGAGTGCCGAATATGGCCTCAAACGCGGCACCGGCTGGGTGGCACTCCTGGAGCAGCGCTTGGGTCAGGAAAAGCTGGCCGCGACCGTGGTGAACGCCAGCATCAGCGGCGACACCACTTCCGGAGGGCGCTCGCGCCTGCCCGCGCTGTTGGCCCAGCACAGGCCCACCGTGGTGGTTATCGAGTTAGGGGGGAACGACGCACTGCGCGGCCTGCCCCTCACCATGACCCAAGACAACCTGACCGCAATGACACGCGCAGCCCAACAGGCGGGCGCCAAAGTTTTATTGGCAGGGATGCAGGTGCCGCCCAACTACGGGCAGGATTACACCAAACGATTCAGCGAGACCTTTGCCACGGTTGCCAAGAGCACGAAGGCGGCCTTGGTGCCGTTTTTACTCAAAGGCGTGGCCGATGGACCCAACGCTGCGGCCATGTTTCAAGCGGACCGGATTCACCCGCGGGAAGAAGCCCACCCCACGATTCTGAACACCATGTGGCCGGCAATAAAAAACCTCCTCAAATGA
- a CDS encoding ABC transporter ATP-binding protein: protein MSDSIISVEHVFKAVTDSTGTLEILRDIDFALNTRETAAIVGASGSGKSTLLSIIAGLDTPTGGTVRVAGQDIFALDEDARAALRARQVGFVFQSFQLLGNLTALENVMLPLELDGRKDARSAATEMLSRVGLSQRLNSYPKVLSGGEQQRVALARAFVVKPAVLLADEPTGSLDFATGEKIMELMFDLNREQGTTLVLVTHDRSIAARCDRRILIEAGRVAPEAVAA from the coding sequence ATGAGTGATTCCATTATTTCGGTTGAGCATGTTTTCAAGGCGGTGACTGATTCCACCGGCACGCTGGAGATCCTGCGTGACATCGATTTTGCACTCAATACCCGTGAGACCGCAGCCATTGTGGGGGCATCGGGCTCCGGCAAGAGCACCTTGCTCTCCATCATTGCGGGCTTGGATACGCCGACCGGCGGCACCGTACGGGTCGCCGGGCAAGACATTTTTGCCCTGGATGAAGACGCCCGTGCCGCACTGCGCGCCCGCCAGGTGGGTTTTGTGTTTCAGAGCTTTCAGTTGCTGGGCAACCTCACCGCGTTGGAGAATGTCATGCTGCCCCTCGAGCTCGATGGCCGTAAAGACGCCCGATCTGCGGCAACCGAAATGCTCTCCCGCGTGGGCCTGTCGCAGCGCTTGAACTCCTACCCCAAGGTGCTGTCCGGCGGCGAACAGCAGCGGGTGGCGCTGGCCCGTGCGTTTGTGGTCAAGCCCGCAGTCTTGCTGGCCGATGAACCCACCGGCAGTCTGGATTTCGCCACCGGCGAAAAAATCATGGAGCTGATGTTTGACCTCAACCGCGAACAGGGCACCACACTGGTATTGGTGACGCACGACCGCAGCATTGCTGCCCGTTGCGACCGGCGGATTTTGATCGAAGCCGGCAGGGTCGCCCCCGAGGCAGTAGCCGCCTGA
- a CDS encoding chromate transporter gives MSITLTAAQWFELFTHFASLSLLAVGGAITTAPDMQRFLVVEKGWLDAEQFSNCIALAQAAPGPNILFVPLLGWTIGLNAAGGLGAGWYGLGLAMLGVFLSMLGIMLPSSILTFTASRWGHRNRELRAVRAFKQGMAPLVIALLVATGWILAANHKADTHHLALWAVTALSTLLVWKTKIHLLWLLGAGALAGWMGWI, from the coding sequence ATGAGCATCACCCTGACCGCTGCCCAGTGGTTCGAGCTCTTTACGCACTTCGCCTCGCTCTCGCTACTTGCGGTGGGCGGCGCCATCACCACGGCACCCGATATGCAGCGCTTTCTGGTGGTCGAGAAGGGTTGGCTGGACGCCGAGCAGTTCAGCAACTGCATTGCGCTCGCGCAAGCGGCGCCCGGGCCCAATATTTTGTTTGTGCCGCTATTGGGCTGGACTATCGGCCTCAACGCCGCGGGCGGCCTCGGCGCCGGGTGGTATGGCTTGGGCTTGGCCATGCTGGGCGTGTTTTTGTCGATGCTGGGCATCATGCTGCCTAGCAGCATCCTCACGTTCACAGCGTCCCGATGGGGTCACCGCAACCGGGAGCTGCGCGCCGTGCGCGCCTTCAAGCAGGGCATGGCGCCCCTGGTCATTGCGCTGCTGGTGGCCACCGGCTGGATTCTGGCCGCCAACCACAAGGCCGATACCCACCACCTGGCGCTCTGGGCCGTTACGGCGTTGAGCACCCTCTTGGTGTGGAAAACCAAGATCCACTTGCTATGGCTGCTGGGTGCAGGTGCCCTGGCCGGGTGGATGGGCTGGATTTAA